CCCGCCGAGCAATTTCTGGAAACAGATAACCCGCTTTCAGTTTCAGGTAGTTGTCGTTAATGGTTGCCATAGTAAATACAAAAAACGCCCTCAAATAGCTTACTGCTAATTTATGAGGGCGATAACTTTGTTGTGGGGAGTTAGAAGTGGAGAGTTAGGAGTTAGGAGTTAGGAGTTAGGAGTTAGGAGTTAGGAGTTAGGAGTTAGGAGTTAGGAGTTAGGAGTTATAAGAATTCTTTCTCCCATGCCCAATGCCCAATGCCCAATGCCCAATTCCCAATTTAGACATTTACTAAGCTGTTTATTATCGGCTGAATAATTGTTGCGATCGCTAATTACAAACTCCGTAATTGATTCTTTACCTGTAATCAATCTTGCTCCGCGATTACGAGTAAAGTAATTCCACGCCCACTGAATCATTACTACTAATTTGTTGTCAAATTCAATTAGGAAGTAGATGTGAATCACTAGCCAAAACAGCCATGCAAAGAAACCTTTCAGCTTCATAAAGCCCAAATCTACCACAGCAGAATTGTGCCCAATCATTGCTAAACTACCATGATCCTTATAAGCAAAGGGTGGCAAACTTTTACCTGCAAGCCGCTGTTGAACTAATGTTGCTACATATTCACCTTCTTGCTTCGCTACAGGTGCAACACCAGGTAGGGGTTTACCATTTTGATGAGAAAAATTTGCTAAGTCACCAACTACAAAAATATTGGGATGTCCCTTAATACTCAAGTCAGGTTCAACAATAATCCGTCCAGCGCGATCGCACTCTGCACCAGTGTGTTCTGCTAACACTTTTCCCATTGCGGAAGCTTTCACACCTGCTGCCCATAATACCGTTTTTGAGGCAATTTCTTTAACTTCATCGCCTTGTTTGAGGGTAACAACATCATTTTCAATATTTGTTACCAATGTTTTTGTCTGCACAACCACACCCAAGCGCGTCAGGGATGCTTCCGCTTCTTGTGATAACTCTGGTGCAAAAGGTGGCAAAACTCGATCCAAACCTTCTAATAGCAAAATCTTGGCTTCTGATGTGTCGATGTTGCGGAAGTCTTCTTTGAGGGTTTGATTTGCTAATTCTGCGATCGCACCAGCTAACTCTACACCTATTGGGCCACCACCCACAATTACAAAAGTTAACCAAGCCCGGCGTTTTTCTGGATCGGTTTCTTTTTCTGCGGCTTCAAAGGCCGAAAAAATCCGGCGACGCATTTCTATCGCATCTTCTACAGTTTTCAAGCCTGGGGCGAATTCTTCCCAGTTATCTTTGCCAAAGTAGGAATGCTTCGCACCTGTGGCGACAATTAACGTATCGTAAGGAATTGCTTCGTCGCCTACAATAACTTTTTGCGCTTGTGAATCAATATTATTCACCTCTCCCAGCAGCACTGTCGTATTCTTGCTCTTGCTGAGGACAGAACGCAACGGCGAAGAAATATCAGCCGGAGACAGCGCACCTGTAGCGACTTGGTATAAGAGAGGTTGAAATAGATGAAAGTTACGTTTATCAATCAGAGTAACGTTTACTGCCGCTTTGGCGAGTGTTTTTGCTGCATAAAGTCCACCGAAACCACCACCAACGATTACAACTTGATGGGGTGGATTATTGTCAAGTGAATTTACCATAAGAAATATTATCCGGGATGCCGACTATTGTAACTATTCTTAACAAATTTGTATCAAACTTGTCATCATATATTTTGTATTGCCCTTTACATTTAAAGAATGATTAAAGTAATCAAAACTACAGGATAAGCAGAACTTTTCAAGAGAGAGGCGCAGACAATCATAGTTGGGAATACTTGAATCGCTTTTTACTTGTGTAAATTTATCAAAGGTAGATGTAAGATTTATGCAAGTTTACTCAGAGCTAGTTGATTCTGGTGTTTGTGTCAAACGTGGTGAATGAGTTCGCCGCCAACGGTTAAAGCCATAGATAAGAGCAACAAAAATTAACAAATAGGGACTGTAAACAATTAACCAAATACCCAGCTTGAGTAAGCCAACAGAAAATGCACTCAAAGAGTGGGTAGAGTTGTTCCAAGTTTCTTGAACTTGCAAACCCAAGGCAGGTTGGGGACTGGTACTAGAAACTGCGGCTTCTAGGTTCAGCGTAATGGTGGAATAAGCAACTTGATTTTGTAGGCTTTTCAATTGGGCATTGATTTGTTCTATGGTTTGTCTGACATTACTTAATTCTTGGGCAACACTAAGCACATCTCTGACAGAACCAGCCCGATCCATAATTTTTTGTAAATTGGCTTCAGTTTTCTGCAAATTGGTTAATCTGGCTTGGAAATCTACAAGGCGATCGCCTACATCTTCGGCAGTGATATTACGACTCTCAACAGTGCCCAATTTAGCTAGTTGTTCTAAGGTAGGTTCCAACAGGTTCTCTGCTACCCGTAATTGTATTGTTGCTGTGTAACGTGGGTTGTCACTTTTGGGTTGTTGTTGTTTCAACCCGATTAAATCCCCTTGCTGTTTATTGATAATTTGTGAAACAGCATCAACAGTCTGATCTACAGAGTTGACAGTCAAAGAGATTGCTGCCTTTTTGATGAGTTGGGGACGAGAACGCGCTATTGGTGAAGCTTGCGCCTTTTGGGAAATACTGCTTTCACCAGCAGGTGCAGATGCTCGATTTGCCATCCCATCGGCGGCCATTTGAGGTAAAGCCGAATTGGTTGAGCGTTCAGAAGAAGCGCAACTAGTGAAAATCACCCCTCCCAATAACGCACTTAAAAATAAAGCAGATGTGCGCGGTAATTTAGTCGAAGCGTACATAATCTACCCCCAGATAGATGAAGTTAACCCCAGTATTACTGAAGTAAAACTCAAAGCCTGTATTGTTGCGATTTATGTAACAGATTTGTCATTAGTCATTGGTCATTGGGCAATGATTAATAGTTTTTCTTCCCCTGCTTCCTCATCTCCCCAGTCCCTAATCCCCAATCCCCAGAGATAAATTGCATGATTGATAATTCATCTGTGTTACTCAATTTGAGGTAAAATCGTAAGTCTGCCAATTAATGACAATGCTTGCTGACAGGAGATGCTTCTATGGCCTGGATGTATTATGACGAAGATGCCAATTTAGACCTTTTGGCTGGAAAAACTATTGCTATCATTGGCTATGGTTCCCAAGGTCATGCCCACGCTCTCAATCTCAAAGATAGTGGTTTGAATGTGATTGTGGGACTATATCCGGGTAGTAAGTCAGTTGCAAAAGCTGAAGCAGCTGGTTTAACTGTGAAAAATGTTGCAGATGCCGCTAATGCTGCTGACTTCATCATGATTTTGTTACCTGATGAAGTCCAAAAAACGATTTACAAAAATGAGATTGAACCAAATCTCGAAGAAGGTAATGTGTTGGCTTTTGCCCACGGCTTCAATATTCACTTTGGGCAAGTTGTACCACCTGCTAACGTCGATGTGGTGATGGTAGCACCCAAAGGTCCGGGGCACTTGGTACGACGGACTTATGAAGGTGGGGAAGGTGTACCAGCGCTGTTTGCAGTTTATCAAGATGCCAGTGGTCAGGCACGCGATCGCGCCATGTCTTATGCTAAAGGTATCGGTGGTACTCGTGCTAGTGTTCTGGAAACTACTTTCCGCGAAGAAACCGAAACAGATTTATTTGGCGAACAAGCAGTATTGTGCGGTGGTTTGAGTGCTTTAATCAAAGCCGGATTTGAAACTTTGGTAGAAGCTGGTTATCAACCAGAATTGGCTTATTTTGAATGTCTGCATGAAGTCAAGCTGATTGTTGACTTGGTTGTAGAAGGTGGTTTAGCCAAGATGCGCGACAGCATTTCTAACACTGCTGAATATGGCGATTACACCCGTGGCCCACGGATTGTTACCGAACAAACCAAAGCTGAAATGCAGAAGATTCTCAGCGAAATTCAATCTGGGCAATTTGCACGAGAATTTGTTCTGGAAAACCAAGCTGGTAAACCAGGATTTACCGCTATGCGTCGTAAAGAAGCTGAACACAAAATTGAGGAAGTTGGTAAAGATTTACGCGCTATGTTTAGCTGGTTGAAAAAGGCTTAAGCAAAAAAATAACATCAGACATCTCCAAAAAAAGAATGTAGAGACATAGCAGTGCTACGTCTCTACAAGAGTAATGGTTAGAGCATATTTAATTTCTGGAGATGTCTAAACATCATTTGCTTTGAGTTTTGAGATAATCTGCAATGTACTCCTCGTAAGTATCACGCAACATTTGTTCGCGGAATTTGAATCCTAATGTTTTCCCTCGACAAGATAAAGATCCGCACAAGCATCGAGAAACAGCAATTGATTCATATTCAGTGGTTTCGTAGTCCCAGGTAATTTCCTCACCTGCTTCTATATCGCCCAAAGCAACAAAGTCATATCCTCCAAACTGATTATTTCTTACCCCAGTATTTGGATCACAAGAATGGTTAATGACGACAGCAGGCTCGTCTAGGTTGACATACAAATTAAAATCTATCTGAAAGGAATAAATTGTTCGTTCAGGAACTTCTTCAATGGGGATACCCACCACGACAGTTTCTCCTTGGGCAAATTTTTTGCTAGCAAAAACTCCTCGTCCTTTTGCTGTTTTTTGAATCGTGATATGGGAATTGATCTTTGCAGCTGAAATCGACTCTAGTATATTCATAGATAAAGACCCAGTGGATTTAAATTGATTGGGATTTAAAACTTTAAAAATTGGCTTAGTTGCAGTTCACCTGACTAAAAATAGCTCTTTCAAGGTGGATAAAAATTTTCGCAAATAGATTCGTCTTTAACCTCTTATTTCTGTATTCTCTGTGCTTCTGTGATTAAATAAATAAGTGTACTGAGCGCTTCAGACGCAGAGATAACAGAGAAAAAAGAGATTTTATCAGTCACCTTGAAATGGGTATTTATTAGAACTTACACATTGATAGGAAATTGAGTATGTGTATTCAAACACTCGTTGTTTAAAGTGTTCCAAAATAAAGTTACAAGCCACTTGAAGAGACAAATTTCTGGTCTACTGACAGTATTCCCTTTAGTTAACCGTAAAGAGGTTGACTAGAGTAAGAAATATCAATATTTATTGTTTCATCATCAGCGTAGGTCAAGATTAGGTTAGTTCGCTTGACTTCTTCCGAAAGAGGCAAAACTCGATGAACAGATTGGTTCGTTTTCATAAAGTAGCAATCTCCAACATGATGCCCAACCCGTTTAGCTAATGATGTATCGAGATCGCTAATTTCCATACTGTGGGGAACAAATTCTAGGCATCCTCCAGCTTTTTTTGGCGGGGTTTCAATAAAAATAGCAAAAGCAAAAGCGTAGGTATCGAGATGTCCCCCATGAACATCTCCAATTTTGTCAAGCCTATGGATTACATGCCTATCAAAAGGATCTGGTACTAAGTGAACTTGAGTTCCCGCAATACCACAGAGAAACTCAATTAGGTGAGAATCACGGTACAAAGCCGGAATAAGTTGTGAGTGTTCAGCAACAGCAACTCCCGAAACAGTACTAAGATGTCTAGGAGTATTTTGCTCATGTTTCATGTTGAAGTCTCTTCTTCGAGAATGCTGCTCAAATATTCTGAGAACTTCTGTTTTCAAAATTGCAAATGAATCATCATTGAAAAACAACGGCAATTTTACATAACAGTTGAGAGCAAACTCTTTGTGTAATAAGGCTCCAGCTTCTCGGCTCAGACGAGAATATTTAGTAGCATTGAAAAAATTGGCAGTGTTATGATACACAATATTCACTACAAAATCATGATAAATTTAAGCATCAAAATTATTTATTTAAGTAATAGCATTGATGCTTGGGTTCAATGTAAAATCAAGATTTTAGCTAATTCAATTACTCCAAAGCTTGGCTAATTCAATTAGTAAACTGCATATCAAATATCTTTTATGTAAGTAGTAAGATGTTTTTAACAGTTCAAATCTTTTATCTATTATCTAATAACTAACTGAAAGAAGTCAAGCACGTTTTCATAATATTTATCAGGAATTACGTATTGACAAATGCATGATTATGTTTGTCAATTCCCTGTTTAGCTAACTTTAAACGGGAGCATCCAAGTTTTATTCTTCCGATAAATATAAATTAGATGTGAGATGGTGAAGGAATAATCACAGCAATCATTATTTACCAGAACTACTATGACTGAAGAAGAAAACTAACTTTTGTTTGAATATGCTCGTGCGATCGCTAAAATACTCTACAAAAATGCTCCAGTTGAGGAACCAACAAGCTTAGGCAAGATTGAATAAGTAGTAAATATGGATTAATCTAATCTTTGCTCGCTAAGTAAGTCGGCGGAAATAAACAAAGTTATGTTGACAAACATAAACAAGCTTAAAACCCTTACAAATGATTAATACTTCTCTGCGTTCGCGCAGCGTGTCGCAGACAGAGGCTACGCCCGAAGCGAAGCTATGCCGCAGGCTTTACGACCTACGCGGTAGTTGAATCTCGACTTCGCTCGATTACCGCGCAGTCGAAACTCAGTACAAGTGACAAATGACAAATGATGGACTTCACTAGTTAGCTTTAATTGCGCCGACTTACCTAAATAAAAAGTGGGATACACCTAGCTTAAACAGCTAACCGTTAACTGCTCTGTACCTCAACTTTTGCTTCCGGCTCAATCTTTTGAGGGCTTTGACTTAGAACCAAAGCAACTAACACAAGAATCGCGCCAATTAGACCGCGTATTCCCAGATGTTCTCCAAGTAGCCAAAACGAAAAAATTGTGGCGAACAATGGCTCAAGTGTAAAAAGTAAAGCAGCTTCGTCAGAAGAAACCCATTGCTGTGCTATTGTTTGAAGCCAGATGACAGCAGCCGTCGCCAACAACCCTAAGTAAAGAATTGCTCCCCAGTGCTGGCGAATTACCTCAAATTGGTTAATAATTTGTGTGTTACTCCAGAGTACCCCTATCGTTGCAATGAACAAAAGTTGAACGCTAGTGAGCGTTAAAGTGGGGTGACGGGAGGCGACTCGCTCTAGGAAAAGTATGTAGGCTGCATAGACAAAAGCATCAACGAACATTAATAGATCGCCGATTCCTAGTTCTCCCCCTTCCCAAAACATCACGCCAATACCGATGACAGCGACTCCAGCGGCTAGGAAAGTTTTCAACGGTACGCGCTGACTCATCAGCCATCCCAGCAGCGGGACAATCAAGGCATTCAAACTGCCAATGAATGCCGCCCGGTTTGCTGGTATAGTCTTGAGCGCAATTGTTTCTATCGCTAAGAAAAAGAAAAGCAAAAGTCCTAGTAATATACCATCACGAACTAAAAGTTTGTTAAGATTACGTAAATTTAGGGTAAAAACTGCTGCGGCTATGACAAAGCGTGTAGCAATCAATGCACTTGGTGAAAGGCTACCAACGATGTCTTTGGTCAATGGAAAAGTTGTAGAACCAATTATATTAACAAAAATAAGCAGTATTATGCCCTTGAAACGCAAGTTATTTTCAGTCTGCATCAAAATAATTGATTGAATAATGTTTCTTTACATCCATAGAGAATGCGATCGCATAAATAATATTAGTTTTTTTGCGTCCAGTTAGCGCCTTCTGAATTTAAGATTTTTATTTGGAAAAGTTCTACTAATCGGATTTTCATAATCTCATGTCTTTTTCCACATACCAATTAAAAGATAAAGGAAGTTCGTATTAATCCAATCCAAATTGTATCATTCTCTGTGTTAATTTTAAGATTTGCGATCGCCGTTAAAATAAAAGTGCCAATGCTCTGACCTATGTCAATTCTTAGTGTCATGTGGCTGAGGCATATTCTATTAATCTTTGATATCTTGAACAATCCGAAAACCAGCGTGCTGATAAAAATTTGGACGGAACCAGTTGCGGTAATATTTTAAAGCTTCTGTACCATTGGTTATCCAACATCCTCCTAACATCATTTGATGTTTATCATCAAAGAATATCGCAGAATTATCTTCATAAAGAAAATGAGGTTGATATCCTGGAAGAGGGTTTAAGTTATTACTCAACCATTCCCAAACATTGCCGCGTAAATCATACAATCCCAAAGAACTTTTGGCTGTTTCTAACATCCCAACGGGACTAGGTGAACCAAATTTTAAATTGAGATTATAATTTTCTACACGATCTAACAAACTATTACCATAAGTTGCTAAATGGTATTCTGCTTCACTCATTAAACGAGTATCTTTCCCTTGCCAACGACAATAAGCCATTGCTTCATAATGATTGACTTCCACAGGCCAATCTAAGGGTAAATCGATTTCATCAAACATAGCTCGATATTTGTAGCTACCATTTTCATGTAACCAAAATTTAGGACATTGAATATTGTATCGAGTTTTCCAATTCCAAGATTCTTCATCCCAATATTCTTGATTTTCGTAGCCACCAGCCTTGACAAAATAGATAAAATCGGAATTAGTAATCAGATATTTACTAGCGAAAAAGGGTGCAACTTCAACAGTGCGATCGCCATAATCAATATCCCATCCATAAGTTGAATCATCTAAGGCTTTACCGAGTTTTACTACCCCACCAGCAACTTCTATCATTTCGTTTTGAGGAGTGTAACCATTAAAAGGGGCATATTGCCAATTTTGAGGACGTTTCACTCTCTCAATTGGTAGTTGGCGAATTAACATCGAAGAAGTTTCAATGTGAATACGTTGGTGTTCAATCCCCATCATTAAAGCCCAAAGGGGATGATTGGGATGAATTGGTAGAGTAATTTGGGTTGTCTTAATTAGTTCGGAAATTACGGAATATGCTCGTTCTCGATATTCCCAAGTTTGTGCAACTTGCGGCCATTCCAAATGCGCGATCGCTGCATTCAACTCTTCTGGTTTTTCTGGATCTACTCCAATTTCAAACAAAATTTCATACTCTGGATTGAGGCATTTTTCTAATAACCCCACCTGAATTAATTTATTGATGTAGAAAATTGCTGAATGTCCCAGATAAAAAATTAGAGGATTTCTCAAAGGGTCAGGGTTGAGATAAAATGTCTCTTCCCCAACTAAACTTTTCAATAACATATCTTCCAGTTGCCAAGCATTCTCAAAGTAATCGAGGATCGTTTGGTTATTACAATTATCAAGTTTTGGAGGTTTAGCAGATTGCAGACTATTCATGGTGTAACTAAGTTGTTGTTAAAGAACAATAAACCTCTTGCAAAAGTCTCTAACACCCACCCCCAACCCCTCCCCGCGCTTCGGGAGGGGAGACAAAGCGTAGCTTTGGCGGGGTGGGGTTCTTTCTTATTTTTGATTTATGCAAGAGGTCTAATGAAAAAATTAATTATCTAGAAATCCGATTTGATTCTTGAATTTACTTGCATAGGTAGGGAACACGAAATAAAAAAATAGATATGTACTGAGTTTTGTAAAAAACCAAATATGATTCCTATAGAATGTGTTAAACACAATCGGATTGAATGAGGGATCAAATAAGATTCTTAAATATGACAGATTTATTATTTAATAGCAATACTTGTTGTTCAATAATTAGTTTTTCAAATAGTACTAAAGCTTTATCGACTTAGTGTAGTAACCCAGTATGTTTGACTAACCTAATATTTCTTGAATAATTAACCTATCAGCTAACAAGTAATTCAGCGAGAATAAACATAACTATATGATTAAAGTAAAGACTCTTTAAACTCTTACCAATGAAAAATTACAACCCTCTTTAGACAGTTTTATTTGTCTTAACTTATTTAGAGCTAAGTTAAAAATAATTGTCAAAATTCAGGAGTCAGAACTCAGGATTCAGAATAGTTAAAGAATTAGCAGAGCATTTGATGAACGCGAACAGCCCTGAAAGTAGAGCTAAAGCCCTCACTACAAACCTTTAATTGTTTACATCGTCCTACTTAGGTGGGTAAAGTAATGACTACAACTTTGCAAAATGCATCTCCAATTATCATTGCACACCGAGGTGCTAGCGGTTATCGTCCCGAACATACTTTAGCTGCTTATGAATTAGCGATCGCACTAGGGGCTGATTATATTGAACCTGATTTAGTTTCCACTAAAGATGGTATTTTAATTGCTCGTCACGAAAATGAGATTTCTGAAACCACCGACGTTGCAAGCCATCCAGAATTTGCTCATCTTCAAACCACTAAAATAATTGATGGCGAATCAAAAACTGGCTGGTTTACGGAAGACTTTACCCTAACAGAACTGAAAACACTACGAGCTAAAGAGCGAATTCCTCAAGTGCGATCGCAAAATATCCCCTATGATGGACTTTTTGAAATTCCCACTCTGCAAGAAATAATCGATTTAGTCAAGGTTAAAAGTGGCGAAATTAATCGGACGATTGGTATTTACCCAGAAACTAAGCATCCAACTTACTTTCAATCTATTGGGTTAGCCCTAGAAGCACCCCTACTTGCAACTTTAACAGCCAACGGTTATCAGGGAGCTAACGCACCTGTTTTTATTCAGTCTTTTGAAGTAGGTAATTTACAAGATTTATCCACAAAGACTGATTTACCTCTAGTGCAATTGCTGAATAACAGTGGTAAACCTTATGATTTTGTCGTTAGTGGTTGCGTAGGCGTTGGCGTAGCCTCTGTCTGCGACACGCTGCGCGAACGTAGAGAAGCCCACCGTAGGCATCGCACTTATGCAGATTTAGTTACTGCATCAGGTTTAGAAGAAATTGCCAAATATGCACAAGCGATAGGAATTCATAAAAATTTACTGGTTCCGAGAGACAACAATGGTAAATTGCGATCGCCTACATCTTTAGTGATAGATGCTCATGCGGCTGGTTTGCTGGTTCATGTCTGGACTTTCCGCAATGAAGACTGTTTTTTGCCACTGGATTTTCAAGGAAATCCCCAAGGTGAATATGAACTATTTTTCAGCTTAGGTGTTGATGGCGTATTTAGCGACTACCCAGATACGGCAGCTTGCCACTCTACTCTTCAGTGGTAATTTGGTAGGGTAATACAAAATCACAGAAAAGTAACATGGTTTTACTTAAGTGGAAATCCTGTATAGCAGCAATTACCTTCACCGCAATCAGTCTTTCTGCATCTAAGTCGGCATTGGCGGTATCTTTATACTCAGTTACTGACTTAGGCAATCTTGCAGGAGAAGCCTACAGTTACGCTACAGATATTAATGACTCAGGTGAGGTAGCCATTAATACTTTGGGTAAGTCNTTTTTTTACAGCAATGGTTCGCTCAAAACAATTAGTCCGTTGCCTGGTGATAATCAACTTGCAGTGACTGGTATCAATAACTTGGGGCAAGTAGTTGGTAATTCGGTTAATATTAATAACTTTACTGGAAATAACCCTTTCCTGTACAGCAATGGCCTCACCCAACCTCTTCCAATTCAAAATGCTATTCCTTATGCAATTAACGATCGCACCCAAGTAGTAGGGGGAGCGAGCGGACTTGGGCCTTTTTTGTACGGTGATGGTGTAGCAACCAGCATAGGAACTCCTGGTACTGTTGCTTACGGTTTAAATAACTTGGGACAAGCAGTAGGTATTCTCAATTCAGGAAGAGCTTTTCTGTATGAAAACGGACAAACTACTAACTTGGGAACTTTGCCAGGTGACAGCTACAGTCAAGCAAACGATGTTAATGACTTAGGACAAGTAGTTGGTAGTTCGGGACTGACTGGCGTAAATGATAGTCGTGCTTTTGTGTACACTTCTAGCACGGGACTCCAAGACCTTGGTAGGTTACGTCCTACAGATTTGTTTAGTACTGGTTTGGGGATTAATAATTTGGATCAAGTAGTCGGGTTTTCTGGCACTAACAATAACTTTTTTGCCGCAGATGGCAATGGTTTACGGGCTTTTCTTTATAGTGATAAGACTCTGTACGACTTAAATAACCTGATTGCTCCTAGTTCACAGAGTGGCTTTACCTTGACAGCGGCATCTGCCATTAATAATAAGGGACAAATTGTCGGTCGTGGTGCAGTTAATGGTGAATTACACGCCTTTCTGTTGACGCCAATCTCATCTGTCTCTGTAGCTGAACCAACTTCAGGTGTTCCTATTTTGTCGTTTGGCGCTGGTGTAATTTTATTTGCTGCATTTAAGCGCAAACCTCATTCTAAAAGTGCAGCCATATAACAAAGAAGTTAATGCAATAACTTCAGCCAGACAAAATGATTACTTGGGAATATGGATTTATAAAAATGCTCGTTGAAAATCTTTGAAGATATGTCTCGAAGCGTGGCTCAGATACACATCTGTACTTTAGGCAAGGGATGACATCACTTAAGTTGTTCTTGATTTTCACACAATACGGTTCAGTTAAGCATTGTTTTCCTCTCTCTGTTCCCTCTGTGCCTCTGCGGTTCGTTAAAAAAATTGACTTTGATAAAGAGTTTTAGCCTTAACTGAACCGTATTGGATTTTCACAAACTAGTCATCACCTGAGCTAATTGATTAGATAAATCAATTACAGACTCCCGGTATTTTTTAAATAAAACTCCAGCTAAAAAATAATAATCGCCAGAATAAAATGCCATCTGATTTTTTTGGAGTTTTTCGATGTGCTTCTTTACCTTGGGGTCAGAGCTATAGTAGCCGAACTGCAAAGGTAACACCATGAAGTTGTGAACATAATAACCATTTTGTTTTGCTATGTTCAACGTATTGATTGGATTAGAAAAGCTAGATATTAAAACCAACACATTTTCATAACCTAACGATAAAAGCTCATTGGTAACTGTAGCTCCATCTACACCCCCAAATAAGAGTGGCATATAAATATCGTTATCTGGTGCGGGGAGATAGGGCGGATTGGCTACAAGATACTCAGCATCGGGTTGAGAAGAGTTAAACAAAGATGAGTTGTGAATGATGTATTTATTAGTGAGATTGTATTCATCAATGGTTGAATTTGCAACTTTCCATGCAGAAGTATTTAATTCAAATCCCTGGATGACTCCATCAAACTTATTTCTCAATAACGAATTAATTACAGGGCTGCCATCTCCTGAACCAAACTCCACAATAGATTCGGAATTTTGGCAATTTCTGATCACAAAACTTTCTAAGCAATTTGAGTAGAAATTAGATTCTTCAGGACAAAAAAAGATATCTTTCATTTGACGAAAATTCAAAGTGTAAGGTATAATCAGTCTATTAGGAGGTTATTTATTACCTTGCATTCAAGCAATAAAAAACTGTTCCTTTAGCAAAGGGTTGCTAAAGAAATTTGTTTGCAGGAGAGTTAGCAATAAAATGACTTAAAATGTCAAATTAAAATGCTAAGAATAACCTGCTATTTATAATTTTTGGGATTGTTAATAGGAGTAAAGCGGCTTATTCCGCTTCGCGTATCGATCGCACAACAGCACCAGCGGCGCGATCGCCCATTTGTTTCTCTTGGTCATAGCCAAGCACGAGTTCCCACGCATCATTGGGATATCGTTCTGCCAAAGACAAAGCAACATCATCTAACATCCAACGACCGTGGCGTTCATCTTCCTTGATGTGTAGTTCCCAATAACCCATCGCCGCCTCTGACAGTCCCAATCGTTGCGCCGCCGCTAGATAGTTTTTGTAAGCCGCAGGGCCAGCCACCTCAAAATATGTCAACGCGCCATTGTAACGGAGAAAATAGCGTTTGCGATCGGTAGTTAGAAAGTTATGATTATCGCAAGCTAAGACTTCCCAAGGTACTAAATCGAAATATCCTTCTGGTTCAGTGTTCATCCCAAACTCAGCCAACATTTGAGCAAAAAATGTCGAGTGCTTGCGGGATAAACGACCATTGCCGTATTCTTCTA
This portion of the Nostoc sp. GT001 genome encodes:
- a CDS encoding DMT family transporter, giving the protein MQTENNLRFKGIILLIFVNIIGSTTFPLTKDIVGSLSPSALIATRFVIAAAVFTLNLRNLNKLLVRDGILLGLLLFFFLAIETIALKTIPANRAAFIGSLNALIVPLLGWLMSQRVPLKTFLAAGVAVIGIGVMFWEGGELGIGDLLMFVDAFVYAAYILFLERVASRHPTLTLTSVQLLFIATIGVLWSNTQIINQFEVIRQHWGAILYLGLLATAAVIWLQTIAQQWVSSDEAALLFTLEPLFATIFSFWLLGEHLGIRGLIGAILVLVALVLSQSPQKIEPEAKVEVQSS
- a CDS encoding SET domain-containing methyltransferase, with translation MNILESISAAKINSHITIQKTAKGRGVFASKKFAQGETVVVGIPIEEVPERTIYSFQIDFNLYVNLDEPAVVINHSCDPNTGVRNNQFGGYDFVALGDIEAGEEITWDYETTEYESIAVSRCLCGSLSCRGKTLGFKFREQMLRDTYEEYIADYLKTQSK
- the ilvC gene encoding ketol-acid reductoisomerase, which gives rise to MAWMYYDEDANLDLLAGKTIAIIGYGSQGHAHALNLKDSGLNVIVGLYPGSKSVAKAEAAGLTVKNVADAANAADFIMILLPDEVQKTIYKNEIEPNLEEGNVLAFAHGFNIHFGQVVPPANVDVVMVAPKGPGHLVRRTYEGGEGVPALFAVYQDASGQARDRAMSYAKGIGGTRASVLETTFREETETDLFGEQAVLCGGLSALIKAGFETLVEAGYQPELAYFECLHEVKLIVDLVVEGGLAKMRDSISNTAEYGDYTRGPRIVTEQTKAEMQKILSEIQSGQFAREFVLENQAGKPGFTAMRRKEAEHKIEEVGKDLRAMFSWLKKA
- a CDS encoding DUF4349 domain-containing protein gives rise to the protein MYASTKLPRTSALFLSALLGGVIFTSCASSERSTNSALPQMAADGMANRASAPAGESSISQKAQASPIARSRPQLIKKAAISLTVNSVDQTVDAVSQIINKQQGDLIGLKQQQPKSDNPRYTATIQLRVAENLLEPTLEQLAKLGTVESRNITAEDVGDRLVDFQARLTNLQKTEANLQKIMDRAGSVRDVLSVAQELSNVRQTIEQINAQLKSLQNQVAYSTITLNLEAAVSSTSPQPALGLQVQETWNNSTHSLSAFSVGLLKLGIWLIVYSPYLLIFVALIYGFNRWRRTHSPRLTQTPESTSSE
- a CDS encoding NAD(P)/FAD-dependent oxidoreductase, yielding MVNSLDNNPPHQVVIVGGGFGGLYAAKTLAKAAVNVTLIDKRNFHLFQPLLYQVATGALSPADISSPLRSVLSKSKNTTVLLGEVNNIDSQAQKVIVGDEAIPYDTLIVATGAKHSYFGKDNWEEFAPGLKTVEDAIEMRRRIFSAFEAAEKETDPEKRRAWLTFVIVGGGPIGVELAGAIAELANQTLKEDFRNIDTSEAKILLLEGLDRVLPPFAPELSQEAEASLTRLGVVVQTKTLVTNIENDVVTLKQGDEVKEIASKTVLWAAGVKASAMGKVLAEHTGAECDRAGRIIVEPDLSIKGHPNIFVVGDLANFSHQNGKPLPGVAPVAKQEGEYVATLVQQRLAGKSLPPFAYKDHGSLAMIGHNSAVVDLGFMKLKGFFAWLFWLVIHIYFLIEFDNKLVVMIQWAWNYFTRNRGARLITGKESITEFVISDRNNYSADNKQLSKCLNWELGIGHWALGMGERILITPNS
- the ovoA gene encoding 5-histidylcysteine sulfoxide synthase, which encodes MNSLQSAKPPKLDNCNNQTILDYFENAWQLEDMLLKSLVGEETFYLNPDPLRNPLIFYLGHSAIFYINKLIQVGLLEKCLNPEYEILFEIGVDPEKPEELNAAIAHLEWPQVAQTWEYRERAYSVISELIKTTQITLPIHPNHPLWALMMGIEHQRIHIETSSMLIRQLPIERVKRPQNWQYAPFNGYTPQNEMIEVAGGVVKLGKALDDSTYGWDIDYGDRTVEVAPFFASKYLITNSDFIYFVKAGGYENQEYWDEESWNWKTRYNIQCPKFWLHENGSYKYRAMFDEIDLPLDWPVEVNHYEAMAYCRWQGKDTRLMSEAEYHLATYGNSLLDRVENYNLNLKFGSPSPVGMLETAKSSLGLYDLRGNVWEWLSNNLNPLPGYQPHFLYEDNSAIFFDDKHQMMLGGCWITNGTEALKYYRNWFRPNFYQHAGFRIVQDIKD